One genomic region from Phragmites australis chromosome 1, lpPhrAust1.1, whole genome shotgun sequence encodes:
- the LOC133917869 gene encoding serine/threonine-protein kinase EDR1-like yields MDETPTSSGLSEASSCEPSWWPPDFLEKVESVSISRKQEVRSLPWKASQLLWSTGTYSGLIPNGFYSIIPDKKLKEIFPTIPPLDDLQTLEADGLKADIIIVDTERDKKVFMLKQLSAALVKGLNSSPALVIKKIAGLVFDCFKRQNPDASLARGSTEDTHFFGNRGPQLLGQIRHGSCRPRAILFKVLADAVGLESKLVVGLPDDGAVGFVDSYKHMSVVVSLNSMELLVDLMRFPGQLIPFSAKAIFISHISAAGESDSAENDSCDSPLEPNSPLYGLSDKVEAEGIESSSNLSGRSLRNMMLKSRTFSEGKLSTSCSEPNIANAFWRRSQRSGVAEEPRGASSSPEHPLMRARGRSILGGEKQSFQEYTESGVASRSDGLSGSSTPNTRRIRGRSISITPEIGDDIVRAVRAMNETLKQNRLQRDHVEDSCSYVTEDQSNVNYCPTKDDASRRVLATNNGSRNRTGSTQKAMSLPTSPHEYRGQITQKSDDDFISKENLALAWNKVFQSSSFFNKPLLPFEEWNIDFSEITIGTRVGIGFFGEVFRGIWNGTDVAIKVFLEQDLTTENMEDFCNEIYILSRLRHPNVILFLGACITPPHLSMVTEYMEMGSLYYLIHMSGQKKKLSWRRRLKIVRDICRGLMCIHRMKIVHRDLKSANCLVNKHWTVKICDFGLSRVMTGSPMTDNFSAGTPEWMAPELIRNEPFTEKCDIFSLGVIMWELCTLSRPWDGISPVQVVYAVANQGSRLEIPEGPLGKLIADCWAEPDNRPSCQEILTRLLDCEYAVS; encoded by the exons ATGGATGAAACACCAACTAGTTCTGGGCTATCTGAAGCTAGCTCATGCGAACCTAGTTGGTGGCCGCCAGACTTTTTGGAAAAAGTAGAGTCTGTTTCCATATCAAGAAAACAGGAAGTTAGGTCCTTGCCCTGGAAGGCTTCTCAATTACTGTGGTCAACAGGAACTTATTCAGGGTTAATCCCAAATGGTTTCTATTCAATCATCCCG GATAAAAAGCTGAAGGAGATTTTCCCAACAATACCACCACTAGATGACCTTCAAACCCTTGAAGCAGATGGGCTTAAGGCAGACATAATTATCGTAGACACTGAGAGGGATAAGAAGGTTTTCATGTTGAAGCAGCTTAGTGCTGCACTTGTCAAGGGCTTGAACTCTAGCCCGGCTTTAGTGATAAAGAAAATAGCAGGTTTG GTTTTTGACTGCTTCAAGCGACAAAATCCTGATGCGAGTCTAGCAAGAGGTTCAACCGAAGATACTCATTTCTTTGGAAATAGAGGACCACAACTTCTAGGGCAGATAAGGCATGGGTCATGCCGACCTCGAGCTATTCTTTTTAAGGTTCTTGCAGATGCCGTTGGCCTTGAGAGTAAACTTGTAGTG GGTCTACCTGATGATGGTgctgttggatttgtggactcGTACAAGCATATGTCTGTGGTAGTTTCACTGAACTCTATGGAGCTTCTAGTTGATCTTATGCGATTTCCAGGCCAGCTGATTCCTTTTTCAGCTAAGGCTATCTTTATATCGCATATCTCGGCTGCGGGTGAGAGTGACTCAGCTGAAAATGACTCTTGTGATTCTCCCCTTGAGCCCAATAGCCCTCTTTATGGACTATCTGATAAAGTTGAAGCTGAAGG AATTGAATCTTCATCAAATCTATCTGGACGATCATTGCGTAATATGATGTTGAAATCAAGAACATTTTCAGAGGGGAAATTGAG CACGTCATGTAGTGAACCAAACATAGCAAATGCCTTTTGGAGGCGCAGCCAACGGAGTGGAGTTGCCGAGGAACCCCGTGGTGCTAGTTCAAG TCCCGAGCATCCATTGATGAGAGCAAGGGGAAGATCTATACTTGGTGGTGAGAAGCAATCATTTCAAGAATACACAGAAAGTGGAGTTGCATCAAG ATCAGATGGCCTCAGTGGCAGTTCAACACCTAACACTCGAAGAATAAGAGGAAGAAGCATTAGCATCACACCCGAGATTGGAGATGACATTGTGAG GGCAGTTCGGGCTATGAACGAAACACTAAAGCAAAATCGCCTCCAAAGGGATCATGTCGAAGATTCATGCTCATATGTTACGGAGGACCAGAGCAATGTGAATTACTGCCCAACTAAG GATGATGCATCTCGGAGAGTTCTTGCTACCAACAATGGCTCAAGAAACCGAACTGGTTCTACTCAGAAGGCCATGTCATTACCTACGTCTCCTCATGAATATAGGGGTCAAATTACCCAAAAAAGTGATGATGATTTTATAAGTAAAGAGAACTTGGCATTGGCGTGGAACAAAGTTTTTCAGAGCTCCTCATTTTTTAATAAACCTTTATTGCCTTTTGAAGAATGGAACATAGATTTCTCCGAGATAACAATTGGCACACGGGTTGGAATAG GATTCTTCGGAGAGGTTTTCCGTGGTATATGGAATGGAACTGATGTTGCCATCAAAGTGTTTCTAGAACAGGATCTGACAACTGAGAACATGGAAGatttttgcaatgagatatacATCCTGAG CCGGCTACGACACCCAAATG TTATATTGTTTCTTGGTGCATGCATTACACCTCCACACTTGTCAATGGTAACCGAATATATGGAAATGGGATCACTGTACTATCTCATCCATATGAGTGGTCAGAAAAAGAAGCTCAGTTGGCGTAGGAGGTTAAAAATTGTACGAGATATATGCAG GGGTTTGATGTGCATACACCGCATGAAGATAGTTCACAGGGATCTGAAAAGTGCAAACTGTCTGGTGAATAAGCATTGGACTGTCAAGATATGTGACTTTGGTCTTTCTCGAGTGATGACTGGGAGTCCTATGACTGATAACTTCTCTGCTGGCACCCCCGAATGGATGGCCCCTGAGCTTATAAGGAATGAACCTTTCACAGAGAAATGCGATATATTCAGCCTTGGCGTTATCATGTGGGAGCTGTGCACATTGAGTCGCCCATGGGATGGCATCTCCCCAGTTCAA GTGGTGTACGCGGTTGCTAATCAAGGGTCACGTCTGGAGATCCCTGAAGGACCTCTTGGCAAGTTAATTGCAG ATTGCTGGGCAGAACCCGATAATCGGCCGAGCTGCCAGGAGATCCTAACCCGCTTGCTGGACTGCGAATATGCTGTCAGCTGA
- the LOC133917855 gene encoding uncharacterized protein LOC133917855 isoform X2, with translation MQPTVSSPAPPSPLPSSAPPPRPPRVACPFLRRRDLLILPAALSLPLAPAPTSARGLFRMPPPRLANRYFLVRAGESVYEGQGLLRTNPVCKTSVDSGLSPAGLRQAARAALELGRLGACEDDCWIWPSITQRAYQAAEIIAAANGVNRSFLDARGLGAFEGKSLDALPEVYASDNISPDMKPPPISDGTPNESVADVFVRVTQLMSILETQYSGETVVIVSPDSDNLSILQAGLIGLDFRRHSSLFFQPGEVRPVDPTSIPEYKQPASSVFKCTNPPSCK, from the exons ATGCAGCCAACCGTGTCGTCCCCAGCTCCGCCCTCGCCGCTCCCCTCCTCCGCGCCaccgccacggccgccgcgcGTCGCCTGCCccttcctccgccgccgcgaCCTCCTCATTCTCCCCGCGGCGCTGTCCCTCCCGCTCGCCCCCGCGCCCACCTCGGCGCGCGGGCTGTTCCGCATGCCCCCGCCGCGGCTGGCGAACCGCTACTTCCTGGTGCGCGCGGGGGAGTCCGTGTACGAGGGGCAGGGCCTCCTCCGCACCAACCCCGTCTGCAAGACCTCCGTCGACAGCGGCCTCTCCCCTGCGGGGCTCCGGCAGGCGGCCCGCGCCGCGCTCGAGCTTGGCCGCCTCGGCGCCTGCGAGGACGACTGCTGGATATGGCCGTCCATCACGCAGCGCGCGTACCAGGCAGCCGAGATCATCGCTGCTGCCAACGGCGTCAACCGCAG CTTCTTAGATGCGCGCGGATTGGGTGCGTTTGAGGGGAAGAGCCTGGACGCCTTGCCCGAG GTGTATGCGTCAGATAATATTTCTCCGGACATGAAGCCCCCTCCTATCAGTGATGGTACTCCTAATGAGAGCGTAGCAGATGTATTTGTTCGGGTGACACAGCTCATGTCGATACTCGAGACCCAATACTCAGGGGAAACTGTTGTCATTGTTTCACCAGATTCTGACAACTTGTCGATTCTTCAAGCTGGATTAATTGGGCTAGACTTCCGGAG GCACAGCAGCTTATTTTTTCAGCCCGGTGAGGTCCGGCCAGTTGATCCCACTAGCATACCTGAATATAAGCAGCCTGCTTCTTCTGTTTTTAAATGTACAAATCCGCCAAGTTGTAAATAA
- the LOC133917855 gene encoding uncharacterized protein LOC133917855 isoform X1 has protein sequence MQPTVSSPAPPSPLPSSAPPPRPPRVACPFLRRRDLLILPAALSLPLAPAPTSARGLFRMPPPRLANRYFLVRAGESVYEGQGLLRTNPVCKTSVDSGLSPAGLRQAARAALELGRLGACEDDCWIWPSITQRAYQAAEIIAAANGVNRSHIVPEYSFLDARGLGAFEGKSLDALPEVYASDNISPDMKPPPISDGTPNESVADVFVRVTQLMSILETQYSGETVVIVSPDSDNLSILQAGLIGLDFRRHSSLFFQPGEVRPVDPTSIPEYKQPASSVFKCTNPPSCK, from the exons ATGCAGCCAACCGTGTCGTCCCCAGCTCCGCCCTCGCCGCTCCCCTCCTCCGCGCCaccgccacggccgccgcgcGTCGCCTGCCccttcctccgccgccgcgaCCTCCTCATTCTCCCCGCGGCGCTGTCCCTCCCGCTCGCCCCCGCGCCCACCTCGGCGCGCGGGCTGTTCCGCATGCCCCCGCCGCGGCTGGCGAACCGCTACTTCCTGGTGCGCGCGGGGGAGTCCGTGTACGAGGGGCAGGGCCTCCTCCGCACCAACCCCGTCTGCAAGACCTCCGTCGACAGCGGCCTCTCCCCTGCGGGGCTCCGGCAGGCGGCCCGCGCCGCGCTCGAGCTTGGCCGCCTCGGCGCCTGCGAGGACGACTGCTGGATATGGCCGTCCATCACGCAGCGCGCGTACCAGGCAGCCGAGATCATCGCTGCTGCCAACGGCGTCAACCGCAG CCACATTGTGCCGGAGTACAGCTTCTTAGATGCGCGCGGATTGGGTGCGTTTGAGGGGAAGAGCCTGGACGCCTTGCCCGAG GTGTATGCGTCAGATAATATTTCTCCGGACATGAAGCCCCCTCCTATCAGTGATGGTACTCCTAATGAGAGCGTAGCAGATGTATTTGTTCGGGTGACACAGCTCATGTCGATACTCGAGACCCAATACTCAGGGGAAACTGTTGTCATTGTTTCACCAGATTCTGACAACTTGTCGATTCTTCAAGCTGGATTAATTGGGCTAGACTTCCGGAG GCACAGCAGCTTATTTTTTCAGCCCGGTGAGGTCCGGCCAGTTGATCCCACTAGCATACCTGAATATAAGCAGCCTGCTTCTTCTGTTTTTAAATGTACAAATCCGCCAAGTTGTAAATAA